In one window of Protaetiibacter larvae DNA:
- a CDS encoding peptide ABC transporter substrate-binding protein encodes MRISRIAAAAGGVLIASALVLSGCASDTPDDNNGGGSASTGVVNVAWSEPENPLIPANTNEVNGGQILNNIFAGLVYYKADGSWDYDAAESIESDDYINWTIKLKADQKFSDGTPVTAESFVKAWQWAASNPDLLNQWWFIDAIAFKGGTYDGGDNTLALDVVDDTTFTVELASPRADFPIALGYTVFFPLPESFFDDPDAFGEAPIGNGPYKLAEDGWVHGESLALVPNDSYTGPRKAQNGGLNFKVYATLDAAYADLLSDNVDIVDSVPTSALGTFKDELGDRAVEQATAVFQSFTIQYGLEHFGDDEEGVLRREAISHAINRSEITDVIFQGTRTPAEDFTSPVIAGFDPASIEGSDVLKYDPELAKELWTQADAIAPWSGTFQLAYNADGGHQEWVDATVNSIKNALGIDAVGLPYPDFAGLRTEVNDRTIKAAFRSGWQFDFPSQANILGALYVTGAGSNDADFSNAEFDDLFRQGLASPTQEEQSKLFNQAQGILFQELPAIPLWYGAVTAGYSTLVDNVEFGWDSWPILYNITKSE; translated from the coding sequence GTGCGAATCTCTCGCATCGCAGCAGCCGCCGGAGGGGTCCTCATCGCCTCGGCGCTCGTCCTCTCCGGTTGCGCGTCGGACACCCCCGACGACAACAACGGAGGAGGCTCGGCATCGACCGGCGTCGTCAACGTCGCGTGGTCGGAGCCGGAGAACCCGCTCATCCCCGCCAACACCAACGAGGTCAACGGCGGTCAGATTCTCAACAACATCTTCGCCGGGCTCGTCTACTACAAGGCCGATGGCTCGTGGGACTACGACGCGGCCGAGTCGATCGAGTCCGATGACTACATCAACTGGACGATCAAGCTCAAGGCCGACCAGAAGTTCTCCGACGGCACCCCGGTGACCGCCGAGTCCTTCGTCAAGGCCTGGCAGTGGGCGGCCTCGAACCCCGACCTGCTGAACCAGTGGTGGTTCATCGACGCGATCGCGTTCAAGGGCGGCACCTACGACGGTGGCGACAACACCCTGGCGCTCGACGTCGTCGACGACACCACCTTCACCGTCGAGCTCGCCTCGCCGCGCGCCGACTTCCCGATCGCCCTCGGCTACACGGTGTTCTTCCCGCTGCCCGAGTCGTTCTTCGACGACCCGGACGCCTTCGGCGAGGCCCCGATCGGCAACGGTCCCTACAAGCTGGCCGAGGACGGCTGGGTGCACGGCGAGAGCCTCGCGCTCGTGCCGAACGACAGCTACACCGGTCCGCGCAAGGCCCAGAACGGTGGCCTGAACTTCAAGGTCTACGCGACCCTCGACGCCGCCTACGCCGACCTGCTGTCGGACAACGTCGACATCGTCGACTCGGTGCCGACCTCGGCGCTCGGGACCTTCAAGGACGAGCTGGGCGACCGGGCCGTCGAGCAGGCGACCGCGGTGTTCCAGTCCTTCACGATCCAGTACGGCCTCGAGCACTTCGGTGACGACGAGGAAGGCGTGCTGCGTCGCGAGGCCATCTCCCACGCGATCAACCGCTCCGAGATCACCGACGTGATCTTCCAGGGCACCCGCACGCCGGCCGAGGACTTCACCTCGCCCGTCATCGCGGGCTTCGACCCGGCGTCGATCGAAGGCTCCGACGTGCTGAAGTACGACCCGGAGCTCGCCAAGGAGCTGTGGACCCAGGCCGACGCGATCGCGCCGTGGTCGGGCACCTTCCAGCTCGCCTACAACGCGGACGGCGGCCACCAGGAGTGGGTCGACGCGACCGTCAACTCGATCAAGAACGCGCTCGGCATCGACGCGGTCGGCCTCCCGTACCCCGACTTCGCGGGTCTGCGCACCGAGGTCAACGACCGCACCATCAAGGCGGCGTTCCGCAGCGGTTGGCAGTTCGACTTCCCGTCGCAGGCCAACATCCTGGGTGCGCTCTACGTGACCGGTGCCGGTTCGAACGACGCCGACTTCTCGAACGCCGAGTTCGACGACCTGTTCCGTCAGGGACTCGCGTCGCCGACGCAGGAGGAGCAGTCGAAGCTGTTCAACCAGGCGCAGGGCATCCTCTTCCAGGAGCTGCCCGCGATCCCGCTCTGGTACGGCGCCGTCACCGCCGGATACTCGACGCTGGTCGACAACGTGGAGTTCGGCTGGGACAGCTGGCCGATCCTCTACAACATCACCAAGTCCGAGTAG
- the gcvH gene encoding glycine cleavage system protein GcvH has translation MSLPDHLKYTSEHEWVAVDGDLARIGITDYAADKLGDVVFVDLPKVGSTVTAGRVVGEIESTKSVGELYAPLEGEVVEANDAVVDDPSLVNSDPFGAGWMIVVRFTELPTLLSADEYAALTAE, from the coding sequence ATGTCGCTCCCCGATCACCTGAAGTACACCTCCGAACACGAGTGGGTGGCCGTCGACGGCGACCTCGCGCGCATCGGCATCACCGACTACGCCGCCGACAAGCTCGGCGACGTGGTGTTCGTCGACCTGCCGAAGGTCGGCTCCACGGTGACCGCCGGACGCGTCGTGGGCGAGATCGAGTCGACGAAGTCGGTCGGCGAGCTCTACGCCCCCCTCGAGGGCGAGGTCGTGGAGGCCAACGACGCCGTGGTCGACGACCCTTCGCTCGTGAACTCCGACCCCTTCGGGGCCGGCTGGATGATCGTGGTGCGCTTCACCGAGCTGCCGACCCTGCTCTCTGCGGACGAGTACGCCGCACTCACCGCCGAGTGA
- a CDS encoding CPBP family intramembrane glutamic endopeptidase: protein MIAWVAPPAPPGPTPSRARIWWEIAIVLALGLGQSAVYAIVALAYRVTSEVPLADQSTTLNPSRSDREIFDLIYNLLSLAFAIVPVLLVCFLLWAPRRPRLGALGLDGTRRLRDTGWGVLLVAAIGIPGIALYLGGRAAGVFVAVNPGGLADYWWTIPVLLLSAARAAIQEEFVVLGYLFARLRQLGWGNWPIILATSVFRASYHLYQGPGAFVGNLLMGLLFGFLFARRGRLLPFLVAHFLIDAATFVGYPWAAAMWPQLFGLPG, encoded by the coding sequence ATGATCGCCTGGGTCGCGCCGCCGGCCCCACCCGGTCCGACGCCGTCGCGCGCGCGGATCTGGTGGGAGATCGCCATCGTCCTGGCCCTCGGGCTCGGCCAGTCGGCGGTCTACGCGATCGTCGCACTCGCGTACCGCGTCACGAGCGAGGTGCCGCTCGCCGACCAGTCGACGACCCTCAACCCTTCGCGGAGCGACCGCGAGATCTTCGACCTCATCTACAACCTGCTGTCGCTCGCCTTCGCGATCGTCCCGGTGCTTCTCGTGTGCTTCCTGCTGTGGGCGCCGCGGCGACCCCGCCTGGGCGCGCTCGGGCTCGACGGCACCCGGCGGCTGCGCGACACCGGCTGGGGTGTGCTGCTCGTCGCGGCGATCGGCATCCCCGGGATCGCGCTGTATCTCGGGGGACGCGCTGCGGGGGTCTTCGTGGCGGTCAACCCGGGCGGGCTCGCCGACTACTGGTGGACGATCCCCGTGCTGCTGCTCTCGGCGGCGCGGGCGGCCATCCAGGAGGAGTTCGTGGTGCTCGGCTACCTGTTCGCGCGGCTGCGACAGCTCGGTTGGGGCAACTGGCCGATCATCCTCGCCACCTCGGTGTTCCGGGCGAGCTACCACCTGTACCAGGGGCCGGGGGCGTTCGTCGGCAACCTCCTGATGGGGCTGCTGTTCGGCTTCCTGTTCGCGCGACGGGGACGGCTGCTGCCGTTCCTGGTGGCGCATTTCCTCATCGACGCGGCCACCTTCGTCGGATATCCGTGGGCGGCGGCGATGTGGCCGCAGCTGTTCGGTCTGCCGGGTTAG
- the gcvT gene encoding glycine cleavage system aminomethyltransferase GcvT, with translation MTDTLPESERRSPLDDIHVAAGASFTDFAGWQMPVRYSSDLAEHHAVRTAAGLFDLSHMAEILVLGPDAAAALDYALAGRISAIELGQAKYSLLLDEDGGILDDLVVYRTGEDRFLVVANASNREVAVDALRARAEGFDAVVDDESDDIALVALQGPKAEEILRNVDGFDIPELDGLRYYRAVTGDFRGHEVLVARTGYTGEDGFEFFLDPDAAPELWGALAETGAGSGLIPCGLAARDTLRLEAGMPLYGHELSRDTLPAQVGVGRVVVLGKPGGFVGEAAVAAGPAPDAPVLVGLAAEGKRAGRAEYAVFASAEATDAAGAITSGALSPTLGHPIAMALIAPELSAVGTTVFIDVRGTRIPATVVALPFYARKKN, from the coding sequence ATGACCGATACCCTGCCCGAATCCGAGCGGCGCTCGCCGCTCGATGACATCCACGTCGCCGCGGGGGCGAGCTTCACCGACTTCGCCGGCTGGCAGATGCCGGTGCGCTACAGCTCCGACCTCGCCGAGCACCACGCCGTGCGCACCGCCGCGGGCCTGTTCGACCTCAGCCACATGGCCGAGATCCTCGTGCTGGGCCCGGATGCCGCGGCCGCCCTCGACTACGCGCTCGCCGGGCGCATCTCCGCGATCGAGCTGGGGCAGGCCAAGTACAGCCTGCTGCTGGACGAGGACGGCGGCATCCTCGACGACCTCGTCGTGTACCGCACGGGCGAGGACCGCTTCCTCGTCGTCGCGAACGCCTCCAACCGCGAGGTCGCGGTCGACGCGCTGCGCGCGCGCGCCGAGGGCTTCGACGCGGTGGTCGACGACGAGTCCGACGACATCGCGCTCGTGGCCCTGCAGGGGCCGAAGGCGGAGGAGATCCTGCGGAACGTCGACGGCTTCGACATCCCCGAGCTCGACGGGCTGCGCTATTACCGCGCGGTCACCGGCGACTTCCGCGGCCACGAGGTGCTCGTGGCCCGCACCGGCTACACCGGCGAGGACGGCTTCGAGTTCTTCCTCGACCCCGACGCCGCCCCGGAGCTGTGGGGCGCGCTCGCCGAGACGGGCGCCGGATCCGGGCTCATCCCGTGCGGCCTCGCCGCGCGCGACACGCTGCGGCTCGAGGCCGGGATGCCGCTCTACGGCCACGAGCTGAGCCGCGACACCCTGCCCGCGCAGGTGGGCGTCGGCCGGGTGGTCGTGCTCGGCAAGCCGGGCGGCTTCGTGGGCGAGGCGGCCGTCGCCGCGGGCCCCGCCCCCGACGCGCCCGTGCTCGTGGGCCTCGCGGCCGAGGGCAAGCGTGCCGGACGCGCCGAGTACGCGGTGTTCGCCTCCGCGGAGGCGACGGATGCCGCGGGCGCCATCACGAGCGGCGCGCTCTCCCCGACGCTCGGCCACCCGATCGCGATGGCGCTCATCGCCCCGGAGCTCTCGGCGGTCGGCACGACCGTCTTCATCGACGTGCGCGGCACCCGCATCCCCGCAACCGTCGTCGCACTGCCCTTCTACGCGAGAAAGAAGAACTGA
- a CDS encoding ABC transporter permease: MSSKNPVRTAPRYVADVDEGGLGAVDAVRVSDRKSNLWLDAWRDLRGRWMFWLSAVIIAFIVFVALFPGVFTPVPPNDGCILSVQNQAQADALGVPIGTRISNHGPLPGHPLGFTLQGCDVFSRILHGTSTSLSVGIIVTVLVAIMGIVIGAFAGYFGGWLDSFLMRLGDIFFAIPYILAAVVIMSLFLHERSIWIISLAIGFFSWPSTARILRSEVLRVKQLDYVMASEAIGLSRVRTMFTHVMPNSIAPVIIISTVGLAGAITAEATLSFLGVGLPNNIYMSWGNDISAAQTSLRTAPQTLIYPSIALSITVLAFIMLGETVRDALDPKARAAR; encoded by the coding sequence ATGTCAAGTAAGAATCCCGTCCGCACCGCCCCGCGCTACGTCGCCGACGTCGACGAGGGAGGCCTCGGCGCGGTCGACGCGGTGCGCGTGAGCGACCGCAAGTCGAACCTCTGGCTCGACGCCTGGCGCGACCTGCGCGGGCGCTGGATGTTCTGGCTGTCGGCCGTCATCATCGCCTTCATCGTCTTCGTGGCGCTGTTCCCCGGGGTGTTCACCCCGGTCCCGCCGAACGACGGGTGCATCCTCAGCGTGCAGAACCAGGCCCAGGCGGACGCGCTCGGCGTCCCGATCGGCACCCGCATCTCCAACCACGGACCGCTGCCGGGCCACCCGCTCGGGTTCACCCTCCAGGGCTGCGACGTGTTCTCGCGCATCCTGCACGGCACGAGCACCTCGCTCTCGGTCGGCATCATCGTGACCGTGCTCGTGGCGATCATGGGCATCGTGATCGGCGCCTTCGCCGGCTACTTCGGCGGATGGCTCGACTCGTTCCTGATGCGTCTCGGCGACATCTTCTTCGCGATCCCGTACATCCTCGCGGCGGTCGTCATCATGTCGCTGTTCCTGCACGAGCGCAGCATCTGGATCATCTCGCTCGCGATCGGCTTCTTCAGCTGGCCGTCGACGGCGCGCATCCTCAGATCCGAGGTGCTACGGGTCAAACAGCTCGACTATGTGATGGCCTCGGAGGCGATCGGCCTCTCGCGGGTGCGCACGATGTTCACCCACGTGATGCCGAACTCGATCGCCCCCGTCATCATCATCTCGACGGTGGGTCTCGCGGGCGCCATCACGGCGGAGGCGACCCTGTCGTTCCTCGGCGTCGGCCTGCCCAACAACATCTACATGTCGTGGGGCAACGACATCTCGGCCGCCCAGACGAGCCTGCGCACCGCGCCGCAGACGCTCATCTACCCCTCGATCGCCCTGTCGATCACCGTGCTGGCGTTCATCATGCTCGGCGAGACCGTGCGCGATGCGCTCGACCCGAAGGCGAGGGCGGCACGATGA
- a CDS encoding ABC transporter ATP-binding protein, which produces MSALEPLLQVQDLQVAFKTQDGFVPAVRGVSFDVYPGETVAIVGESGSGKSTTAHAIINLLPGSGRITGGKVLFEGRDLAQFKRTEMEEVRGKEIGLVPQDPMNSLNPVHRIGFQVEETIRANGLARSKREVRKRAIEVLKEAGLSDADQRLRQFPHEFSGGMRQRVLIGIGLSSHPKLLIADEPTSALDVTVQKKILDHLEQLTAERNTAVIFITHDLGLAAERAENLVVMHRGRIVESGPARDILQDPQHPYTKRLVAAAPSLASKRIQSAVSSGAALTTVEADGTDPSLDLVSVAEKSVEAPAPDAPPVIEFRDVTKVFKIRTGGPRSIPFTAVDKVSFQVPKGSTMALVGESGSGKSTAAKLLLRLEDITSGSILVEGKDISALSRHDLLALRSKMQPVFQDPYGSLDPLHNIGNTIAEPLKVHRVGDAASRKARVREVLDQVALPETVLTRYPNELSGGQRQRVAIARALALKPEIVVLDEAVSALDVLVQAQVLNLLADLQAELGLTYLFITHDLAVVRVIADHVSVMQKGRIVEQATVDEVFENPREEYTRDLLAAIPGADIELAH; this is translated from the coding sequence ATGAGCGCACTCGAACCGCTGCTCCAGGTCCAGGACCTGCAGGTCGCGTTCAAGACGCAGGACGGCTTCGTGCCGGCCGTGCGCGGCGTGAGCTTCGACGTCTACCCGGGTGAGACGGTCGCGATCGTCGGAGAGTCCGGATCCGGCAAGTCGACGACCGCGCACGCGATCATCAACCTGCTTCCCGGCAGCGGCCGCATCACCGGCGGCAAGGTGCTCTTCGAGGGCCGCGACCTCGCGCAGTTCAAGCGCACCGAGATGGAGGAGGTGCGCGGCAAGGAGATCGGTCTGGTCCCGCAGGATCCGATGAACTCCCTCAACCCCGTGCACCGCATCGGCTTCCAGGTGGAGGAGACGATCCGCGCCAATGGCCTCGCGCGGTCCAAGCGCGAGGTGCGCAAGCGCGCGATCGAGGTGCTCAAGGAGGCGGGCCTCTCCGACGCCGACCAGCGGCTGCGGCAGTTCCCGCACGAGTTCTCGGGCGGCATGCGCCAGCGCGTGCTCATCGGCATCGGCCTGTCGTCGCACCCCAAGCTGCTCATCGCCGACGAGCCCACGAGCGCGCTCGACGTCACCGTGCAGAAGAAGATCCTCGACCACCTCGAGCAGCTCACCGCGGAGCGCAACACCGCGGTGATCTTCATCACCCACGATCTGGGTCTCGCCGCCGAGCGCGCCGAGAACCTCGTCGTGATGCACCGCGGGCGCATCGTCGAGTCGGGCCCGGCCCGCGACATCCTGCAGGACCCGCAGCACCCGTACACGAAGCGCCTCGTCGCGGCCGCGCCGAGCCTCGCCTCGAAGCGCATCCAGTCCGCCGTCTCGTCGGGGGCGGCGCTCACGACGGTCGAGGCGGACGGCACCGACCCCTCGCTCGACCTCGTGTCGGTCGCCGAGAAGTCGGTCGAGGCGCCCGCGCCCGACGCTCCGCCCGTGATCGAGTTCCGCGATGTGACCAAGGTGTTCAAGATCCGCACCGGCGGACCCCGCTCGATCCCGTTCACGGCCGTCGACAAGGTGTCGTTCCAGGTGCCCAAGGGCTCCACCATGGCGCTCGTGGGCGAGTCCGGTTCGGGCAAGTCGACCGCGGCGAAGCTCCTGCTGCGTCTCGAGGACATCACCTCCGGCTCGATCCTCGTCGAGGGCAAGGACATCTCCGCGCTCAGCCGGCACGACCTGCTCGCGCTGCGCAGCAAGATGCAGCCCGTCTTCCAGGACCCCTACGGCTCGCTCGATCCGCTGCACAACATCGGCAACACGATCGCCGAACCGCTCAAGGTGCACCGGGTGGGGGACGCGGCCTCGCGCAAGGCGCGCGTTCGCGAGGTGCTCGACCAGGTCGCGCTGCCGGAGACGGTGCTGACGCGCTACCCGAACGAGCTCTCCGGCGGACAGCGGCAGCGTGTCGCGATCGCACGCGCACTCGCGCTCAAGCCGGAGATCGTGGTGCTCGACGAGGCGGTCTCCGCGCTCGACGTGCTCGTGCAGGCGCAGGTGCTCAACCTGCTGGCCGACCTGCAGGCCGAGCTGGGACTCACCTACCTGTTCATCACCCACGACCTCGCGGTCGTGCGCGTGATCGCAGACCACGTGAGCGTCATGCAGAAGGGCCGCATCGTCGAGCAGGCGACCGTCGACGAGGTGTTCGAGAACCCGCGCGAGGAGTACACGCGCGACCTGCTCGCCGCCATCCCGGGTGCCGATATCGAGCTCGCCCACTGA
- a CDS encoding ABC transporter permease, translating into MFWYIVRRLLQGIPVFFGSTFIIFTLVFALPGNPVLRMFGDRTPSPEQIAALEAKFHLDEPFLTRYFLYLGDVLQGNLGTTYAGQSVNEILARTFPTTLRLALLAVLIQLIIGVLAGLISGLRKGGIFDHATLIVTLLIISMPVFVLAFVAQWVFGIQLGWFRPTVGAGAPWSDLILPAIVLAGLNLAYVVRLTRASVIETSQNDFVRMAYGKGLSRGRVVPVHILRNSMIPVTTNLAADFGILIVGATVTEGIFNVPGVGNELFKAINRHDTPEIVSIVTILVIVYVLVNIAIDLLYGVLDPRIRYVK; encoded by the coding sequence ATGTTCTGGTACATCGTCAGACGCCTGCTGCAGGGCATCCCGGTGTTCTTCGGCTCGACGTTCATCATCTTCACGCTGGTGTTCGCGCTGCCGGGCAACCCGGTGCTCCGCATGTTCGGCGACCGCACCCCCTCGCCCGAGCAGATCGCGGCGCTCGAGGCCAAGTTCCACCTCGACGAGCCGTTCCTGACCCGGTACTTCCTCTACCTGGGCGATGTGCTCCAGGGCAACCTCGGCACCACCTACGCGGGCCAGTCGGTCAACGAGATCCTCGCCCGCACCTTCCCGACGACCCTGCGCCTGGCGCTCCTCGCCGTGCTCATCCAGCTCATCATCGGTGTGCTCGCGGGTCTCATCTCGGGTCTGCGCAAGGGCGGCATCTTCGACCACGCGACCCTCATCGTGACCCTGCTCATCATCTCGATGCCGGTCTTCGTGCTCGCCTTCGTGGCGCAGTGGGTGTTCGGCATCCAGCTCGGCTGGTTCCGCCCCACCGTCGGGGCAGGCGCGCCATGGAGCGATCTGATCCTCCCCGCGATCGTGCTCGCCGGCCTCAACCTCGCCTACGTCGTGCGCCTCACCCGCGCCTCCGTCATCGAGACGAGCCAGAACGACTTCGTGCGGATGGCGTACGGCAAGGGTCTCTCGCGGGGCCGGGTCGTGCCCGTGCACATCCTGCGCAACTCGATGATCCCCGTCACCACGAACCTCGCCGCCGACTTCGGCATCCTGATCGTCGGCGCGACCGTCACCGAGGGCATCTTCAACGTGCCCGGCGTCGGCAACGAACTGTTCAAGGCGATCAACCGCCACGACACCCCCGAGATCGTCTCCATCGTGACGATCCTCGTCATCGTCTACGTGCTCGTGAACATCGCCATCGACCTCCTCTACGGAGTGCTCGACCCGAGGATCCGCTATGTCAAGTAA
- a CDS encoding thiol-disulfide oxidoreductase DCC family protein, protein MVTAPRPAPETRPLLVFDGDCAFCTTWVNRLREVLPRFPEAVPYQWIDHEQLGLDDDDVTHYAWFVSADRQFGGHLAFSALLRAQRGPWWRFAGWILATPPFSWVAALGYRFIARYRHRLPGGTPACALPPSARG, encoded by the coding sequence GTGGTCACCGCACCCCGTCCGGCACCCGAAACGCGCCCGCTGCTCGTCTTCGACGGCGACTGCGCGTTCTGCACGACCTGGGTGAACCGGCTGCGCGAGGTTCTGCCGCGCTTCCCCGAGGCGGTGCCGTACCAGTGGATCGACCACGAGCAGCTCGGGCTCGACGACGACGACGTCACCCACTACGCCTGGTTCGTGAGCGCCGACCGGCAGTTCGGCGGGCATCTGGCCTTCTCGGCCCTGCTGCGCGCCCAGCGCGGGCCGTGGTGGCGTTTCGCGGGCTGGATCCTCGCGACCCCGCCGTTCTCGTGGGTCGCCGCGCTCGGCTACCGCTTCATCGCCCGGTACCGGCACCGCCTGCCCGGGGGGACGCCCGCCTGCGCCCTGCCGCCGAGCGCACGCGGATGA
- the gcvP gene encoding aminomethyl-transferring glycine dehydrogenase, translating to MLGALGYPSVDALVDAAIPAGIRLPADAPTTLPPAASEVEALAELRALANRNRVTRPMIGLGYYGTHTPAVIQRNVLENPSWYTAYTPYQPEISQGRLEALINFQTMVTDLTGLATANASMLDEGTAVVEGMLLARRASGSSSNVFLVDADALPRTKELLRHRAEAVGIVLHETAYDMSPPPADLEAFGAFIQYPGASGRLWNPAEVIAAVKAQGGITVVAADLLALALIASPGELGADVAVGTTQRFGVPLGFGGPHAGYLAVRAGLERQMPGRLVGVSQDADGYPAYRLSLQTREQHIRREKATSNICTAQVLLAVMASMYAVYHGPRGIRGIAHRTNRMANLLADALKDAGVDPAHELFFDTVRLSTPGRAADIVAAASAEGVLLWQVDADTVQFSTDETTTEADALVVLRAVLGDAAPAELGFKPISRSIDPDHMRQTEYLTHPVFTTHHSETGMMRYLKYLADKDYALDRGMIPLGSCTMKLNAATEMAAVTWPEFANLHPFAPEADTAGYLELIGQLSGWLADVTGYDEVSLQPNAGSQGELAGLLAIRGYHRANGDTHRTVCLIPSSAHGTNAASAVLAGMRVVVVACDELGNVDLDDLRAKVAEHAAELAALMVTYPSTHGVYEHEIRAVTDAVHAAGGQVYVDGANLNALLGYARFGDFGGDVSHLNLHKTFCIPHGGGGPGVGPVAAKAHLAPYLPSGSANPVSSAPYGSPSILPISWAYVRMMGAEGLRRATGSAVLAANYIAVRLREHYPVLYSGDNGLVAHECILDLRPLRDATGVTVDDVAKRLIDYGFHAPTMSFPVAGTLMVEPTESEDLAELDRFIEAMIAIKAEADAVGAGRWPKDDNPLVGAPHTAESVIAGEWTHAYTREEAVYPVRTLVHGGKYWPPVRRIDQAYGDRNLVCACPPVEAFA from the coding sequence ATGCTCGGTGCCCTCGGGTACCCGAGCGTCGACGCGCTCGTCGACGCGGCGATCCCCGCCGGCATCCGCCTGCCCGCCGACGCGCCCACGACGCTGCCGCCCGCCGCATCCGAGGTGGAGGCGCTCGCCGAGCTGCGGGCGCTCGCGAACCGCAACCGGGTGACCCGGCCGATGATCGGCCTCGGCTACTACGGCACCCACACCCCCGCCGTGATCCAGCGCAACGTGCTCGAGAACCCCAGCTGGTACACCGCCTACACGCCCTACCAGCCGGAGATCTCGCAGGGTCGCCTCGAGGCGCTCATCAACTTCCAGACCATGGTCACCGACCTCACGGGCCTCGCCACCGCGAACGCCTCGATGCTCGACGAGGGCACCGCGGTCGTCGAGGGGATGCTGCTCGCGCGGCGTGCATCGGGCTCCAGCTCGAACGTGTTCCTCGTCGACGCGGACGCGCTTCCGCGCACCAAGGAACTGCTGCGTCATCGCGCCGAGGCGGTCGGCATCGTGCTGCACGAGACCGCATACGACATGTCGCCGCCGCCGGCCGACCTTGAGGCGTTCGGCGCCTTCATCCAGTACCCCGGCGCATCCGGACGTCTGTGGAACCCGGCCGAGGTCATCGCCGCCGTCAAGGCCCAGGGCGGCATCACCGTCGTCGCGGCGGACCTGCTGGCGCTCGCCCTCATCGCCTCGCCCGGCGAGCTCGGTGCGGACGTCGCGGTCGGCACCACCCAGCGCTTCGGCGTGCCGCTCGGCTTCGGCGGTCCGCACGCCGGATACCTGGCGGTCCGCGCGGGCCTCGAACGCCAGATGCCGGGTCGCCTCGTCGGCGTCTCGCAGGACGCCGACGGCTACCCCGCCTACCGGCTGAGCCTGCAGACCCGCGAGCAGCACATCCGCCGCGAGAAGGCCACCTCTAACATCTGCACCGCGCAGGTGCTGCTCGCCGTCATGGCGTCCATGTACGCCGTCTACCACGGCCCGCGCGGCATCCGCGGCATCGCGCACCGCACCAACCGGATGGCGAACCTCCTCGCCGACGCGCTGAAGGACGCCGGCGTGGACCCCGCGCACGAACTGTTCTTCGACACCGTGCGGCTGAGCACCCCGGGCCGCGCGGCCGACATCGTGGCGGCCGCATCGGCGGAGGGCGTGCTGCTCTGGCAGGTGGACGCCGACACCGTGCAGTTCTCCACCGACGAGACCACGACCGAGGCCGACGCGCTCGTCGTGCTGCGCGCCGTGCTCGGGGATGCCGCGCCGGCCGAGCTCGGCTTCAAGCCCATCTCGCGCTCGATCGACCCCGATCACATGCGTCAGACGGAATACCTCACGCATCCGGTGTTCACGACGCACCACTCCGAGACCGGCATGATGCGGTACCTCAAGTACCTGGCCGACAAGGACTACGCGCTCGACCGGGGCATGATCCCGCTCGGATCGTGCACGATGAAGCTCAACGCGGCCACCGAGATGGCCGCCGTCACCTGGCCCGAGTTCGCGAACCTGCACCCCTTCGCCCCCGAGGCCGACACCGCCGGCTACCTCGAGCTGATCGGCCAGCTGTCCGGTTGGCTCGCCGACGTCACCGGCTACGACGAGGTGTCGCTGCAGCCCAATGCGGGAAGTCAGGGCGAGCTCGCGGGCCTGCTCGCCATCCGCGGCTACCACCGCGCGAACGGCGACACGCATCGCACCGTGTGCCTCATCCCCTCGAGCGCCCACGGCACCAATGCCGCGAGCGCCGTGCTCGCCGGAATGCGGGTCGTCGTGGTCGCCTGCGACGAGCTCGGCAACGTGGATCTCGACGACCTCCGTGCCAAGGTCGCCGAGCACGCCGCCGAGCTCGCCGCGCTCATGGTCACCTACCCGTCCACGCACGGCGTGTACGAGCACGAGATCCGCGCCGTCACGGATGCCGTGCACGCCGCCGGCGGTCAGGTGTACGTCGACGGCGCCAACCTCAACGCGCTGCTCGGCTACGCGCGCTTCGGCGACTTCGGGGGAGACGTCTCGCACCTCAACCTGCACAAGACCTTCTGCATCCCGCACGGCGGCGGCGGCCCGGGCGTCGGACCCGTCGCGGCGAAGGCGCACCTCGCGCCCTACCTGCCGTCCGGTTCCGCGAACCCGGTCTCGAGCGCGCCGTACGGCAGCCCCAGCATCCTGCCCATCTCCTGGGCCTACGTGCGGATGATGGGAGCCGAAGGCCTGCGCCGCGCCACCGGCTCGGCCGTGCTCGCCGCCAACTACATCGCGGTGCGCCTGCGCGAGCACTACCCCGTGCTCTACTCGGGCGACAACGGCCTCGTCGCGCACGAGTGCATCCTCGACCTGCGGCCGCTGCGGGACGCCACCGGGGTCACCGTCGACGACGTCGCCAAGCGCCTCATCGACTACGGCTTCCACGCGCCCACCATGTCGTTCCCCGTCGCGGGCACCCTCATGGTCGAGCCCACCGAATCCGAAGACCTCGCCGAGCTCGACCGCTTCATCGAGGCCATGATCGCCATCAAGGCCGAGGCGGATGCGGTGGGCGCGGGCCGCTGGCCGAAAGACGACAACCCGCTCGTCGGGGCCCCGCACACCGCGGAGTCAGTCATCGCGGGGGAGTGGACGCACGCCTACACGCGCGAAGAGGCCGTCTACCCGGTGCGCACCCTCGTGCACGGCGGCAAGTACTGGCCCCCCGTGCGGCGCATCGACCAGGCCTACGGCGACCGCAATCTCGTGTGCGCGTGTCCGCCGGTGGAGGCGTTCGCCTGA